The DNA window TCAGGCTTCCGAGATGCAAACTGGTGGGAACAAGCGGTCGCAGGCAAATGGTGACCACGGCGACTTCGTGGAAGAAACTCATCAATCAACAGACGTGGATTCAGAGCGGTATCGTAAGGCGGCACGAACGTACCACACAATCGAGAAGGTTGCCCGGGAGAATTCATTGCCCGGTCTACAGGCACGTGCGTTCGTCCAGCGTCAGGATATGCACTGGAAACGTTATGCTGAGGAGGCAACAACTGCTTCCAACCTCACACTCGGGGCCTGGGGCCGCTGGGTACGTACATCTGTCGCCCGGTTAACGTTACTCTATGGTGAGAGCCCCTGGCGAATACTGGCAGCCGCACTGTTTGTTATCGTCCTTGGGGGCTTGAGTTACCCTCTTAGTGGAATTC is part of the Halorubrum sp. BV1 genome and encodes:
- a CDS encoding potassium channel family protein yields the protein QASEMQTGGNKRSQANGDHGDFVEETHQSTDVDSERYRKAARTYHTIEKVARENSLPGLQARAFVQRQDMHWKRYAEEATTASNLTLGAWGRWVRTSVARLTLLYGESPWRILAAALFVIVLGGLSYPLSGIQPSGADGVAQPTTIPEYLSLLPDTLYFSTLTFTTLGFGGFEPIGWSRWIATIETGLGASLMALLVFVLGRRAAR